Proteins from one Halovivax limisalsi genomic window:
- a CDS encoding thiamine ABC transporter substrate-binding protein yields MRRRTFLGTASGGTIAGFAGCLTRDGDDGSDGESDPSEADGSDGADGNESDGETGTNDEGDGGSDATDDGADDPSGTFTIATYDSMIDGTDPAGPWLTDTFETYYPDATIEWKTPENGLNHYIQLEEREASLDADVYLGLNIDDLARIDDTLDEGGLFRELDVGRISKADRIRDGLDMGDPHGRVLPYDTGYISLVYDETVVDEPETFDDLTKPAYEDALIAQNAQTSDPGQAFLLWTIDAFGEDGYLEYWNELDDNGVRILDDWSDSYYGAYMEEERPMIVSYSTDQVFASAEGHDMSRHQIAFPNGQGYANPEGMGIFERASNPDLAYAFLDFVLSRKAQAEIAQRNVQFPAVSSGHVDLDDEFEQYAHEPPEAVTVGYDRLRGNLDGWVDEWARDRTGH; encoded by the coding sequence ATGAGACGACGCACGTTTCTCGGAACAGCAAGCGGCGGGACGATCGCGGGGTTCGCCGGGTGTCTGACACGCGACGGCGACGACGGGTCGGACGGCGAGTCCGATCCCTCGGAAGCCGACGGTTCCGATGGAGCGGACGGGAACGAATCCGACGGCGAGACCGGGACGAACGACGAAGGCGACGGGGGATCGGATGCAACGGACGACGGCGCCGACGACCCATCCGGGACGTTCACGATCGCTACGTACGACTCGATGATCGACGGGACCGACCCCGCAGGGCCCTGGCTCACAGACACGTTCGAAACGTACTATCCCGACGCGACGATCGAGTGGAAGACGCCCGAAAACGGGCTCAACCACTACATCCAGCTCGAGGAGCGGGAGGCGTCGCTCGACGCGGACGTCTACCTGGGACTCAACATCGACGACCTCGCTCGTATCGACGACACCCTCGACGAGGGCGGCCTCTTTCGCGAACTCGACGTCGGTCGCATCTCCAAAGCGGACCGAATTCGCGATGGACTCGACATGGGCGATCCCCACGGCCGCGTGCTCCCCTACGACACCGGCTACATCAGCCTGGTCTACGACGAGACCGTCGTCGACGAACCCGAGACGTTCGACGACCTGACGAAGCCGGCCTACGAGGACGCGCTGATCGCCCAGAACGCCCAGACGTCCGATCCGGGCCAGGCGTTCTTGCTGTGGACGATCGACGCCTTCGGCGAGGACGGCTACCTCGAGTACTGGAACGAACTCGACGACAACGGCGTCCGCATCCTCGACGACTGGAGCGACTCCTACTACGGCGCCTACATGGAAGAAGAGCGCCCGATGATCGTCTCGTACTCGACCGACCAGGTGTTCGCCTCGGCGGAGGGCCACGACATGAGCCGCCACCAGATCGCCTTCCCGAACGGCCAGGGCTACGCCAACCCGGAGGGAATGGGCATCTTCGAGCGCGCGTCGAATCCGGACCTGGCCTACGCCTTTCTGGACTTCGTCCTCTCGAGAAAGGCCCAGGCGGAGATCGCCCAGCGAAACGTCCAGTTCCCCGCTGTGAGTTCGGGCCACGTCGACCTGGACGACGAGTTCGAGCAGTACGCCCACGAACCGCCCGAGGCGGTGACCGTCGGCTACGACCGCCTCCGGGGTAACCTCGACGGGTGGGTCGACGAGTGGGCGCGCGACCGAACCGGCCACTGA
- a CDS encoding tryptophan--tRNA ligase, whose amino-acid sequence MPHQPESTPTDAQPQESSETHAPTAAADGTDYAKLIDQFGADPLTDTQIDRLPDHPAIRRRTFYAGRDVDRYLAAAAAGDPHAIVTGVGPSGSLHLGHVLPLYLAKRFQDATGATVYLPLSDDEKLFSRDLDFETIGEYTRENLRDVLAVGFDPERTRIVVDTADADVIYPIAASLAARLTPATVEAVYGESDNVGMGFYPAVQATHLLLPQLVGGRQPTLVPIAVDQDPHVRVSRDLADAEALPVEKPGALLSRFLPGLDGPGKLSSSDDAPTIELTDDRATVAETIRTHAYTGGRATVAEHRERGGDPTVDIPFQYLRYLFEPDDDELARIERAYREGDLLSGELKQLAIDRIADVLEAHQVRRKALGNLSDELEPYRLTAAERRRALDAAGVPQAP is encoded by the coding sequence ATGCCACACCAGCCCGAATCCACACCGACCGACGCACAGCCGCAAGAATCGTCCGAGACCCACGCACCGACCGCCGCCGCTGACGGAACCGACTACGCGAAACTGATCGACCAGTTCGGCGCGGACCCACTGACCGACACCCAGATCGACCGCCTCCCCGACCATCCGGCGATCCGCCGTCGCACGTTCTACGCCGGACGAGACGTCGATCGCTATCTCGCCGCCGCCGCAGCCGGCGACCCGCACGCGATCGTCACCGGCGTCGGGCCGTCGGGATCGCTCCACCTCGGGCACGTCCTCCCGCTGTACCTCGCGAAGCGCTTCCAGGATGCGACGGGGGCGACGGTCTACCTGCCGCTGTCGGACGACGAGAAACTGTTCTCTCGAGATCTCGACTTCGAGACGATCGGCGAGTACACCCGCGAAAACCTGCGCGACGTCCTCGCCGTCGGGTTCGACCCCGAGCGGACGCGCATCGTCGTCGACACGGCCGACGCGGACGTCATCTACCCGATCGCCGCCTCGCTGGCCGCGCGCCTCACGCCGGCGACGGTCGAGGCGGTCTACGGCGAGTCGGACAACGTCGGCATGGGCTTTTACCCCGCGGTGCAGGCGACGCACCTCCTGTTGCCCCAGCTCGTCGGCGGTCGCCAGCCGACGCTGGTCCCGATCGCGGTCGACCAGGATCCCCACGTCCGCGTCTCTCGCGACCTCGCGGACGCGGAGGCCCTACCCGTCGAGAAACCGGGTGCCCTTCTCAGCCGCTTTCTGCCAGGACTCGACGGCCCGGGGAAGCTGAGTTCCTCCGACGACGCCCCGACGATCGAATTGACCGACGACCGGGCGACGGTGGCCGAGACGATTCGGACGCACGCCTACACCGGCGGGCGGGCGACGGTCGCGGAGCACCGCGAACGGGGCGGCGACCCGACCGTCGATATCCCGTTCCAGTACCTGCGCTACCTGTTCGAACCGGACGACGACGAACTCGCCCGAATCGAGCGGGCTTACCGGGAGGGCGACCTCCTCAGCGGCGAGCTGAAGCAACTCGCGATCGACCGGATCGCGGACGTTCTGGAGGCCCATCAGGTACGACGCAAGGCGCTGGGGAACCTATCTGACGAACTGGAGCCCTACCGGTTGACGGCGGCCGAACGCCGACGCGCGCTCGACGCGGCAGGCGTGCCACAGGCGCCGTAG